One window of Oscillibacter hominis genomic DNA carries:
- a CDS encoding pro-sigmaK processing inhibitor BofA family protein, with protein MDMTQKVLLGFLCFFLALALLRLFRAPLRLALKLLVNTLLGFAALYLVNLTSAVTGLALGLNLWNALAVGVLGLPGLVLLLALQWVL; from the coding sequence ATGGATATGACGCAAAAGGTCCTGTTGGGCTTCCTCTGCTTCTTCCTTGCCCTGGCCCTGCTCCGTCTGTTCCGGGCCCCGCTGCGTCTGGCGCTCAAGCTCCTGGTCAACACCCTGTTGGGCTTCGCCGCGCTCTATCTTGTCAATCTGACCTCCGCCGTCACCGGGCTGGCCCTGGGGCTGAACCTCTGGAACGCCCTGGCGGTGGGGGTGCTGGGCCTTCCGGGCCTGGTTCTGCTGCTGGCCCTTCAGTGGGTTTTATAG